A single Polypterus senegalus isolate Bchr_013 unplaced genomic scaffold, ASM1683550v1 scaffold_2964, whole genome shotgun sequence DNA region contains:
- the LOC120519800 gene encoding C-type lectin domain family 12 member B-like, whose protein sequence is MLIIFSVLLVAGLISLSVCNFIKLNHNEQELQELRSANYILTSNNTELQESRDILQSQYETLNEKLDELTKEFSNLKEFYCDATNTSPDNTCSLCKPGGIFFNSKCYFISTYEQTWKQSRDWCMTRGGRLVNIESLEERDFIKSKARSYYWIGGYDISKENNSTRMGAEPVKSKRPSDVYKGECILIDLQIIKVYNHRCGDSHQWICESAAFPLHV, encoded by the exons ATGCTGATTATCTTCAGTGTTCTCCTAGTGGCCGGCCTCATATCCCTTTCTGTTTGCA atttcataaaattaaatcacAATGAGCAAGAGTTGCAGGAGTTAAGAAGTGCAAATTACATTCTGACCAGCAACAACACTGAACTACAAGAAAGCCGAGATATCCTGCAGTCTCAGTACGAAACTCTGAATGAGAAACTTGATGAACTGACCAAGGAGTTCAGTAATCTGAAGGAATTCTACTGCGATGCTACAAACACGTCTCCCG ATAATACTTGTTCTTTATGTAAACCGGGTGGAATCTTCTTCAATTCCAAGTGTTACTTCATTTCCACTTATGAACAGACCTGGAAGCAGAGCCGTGATTGGTGCATGACAAGAGGTGGACGACTAGTGAATATAGAAAGTTTAGAGGAGCGG GACTTTATAAAAAGTAAAGCTCGAAGTTATTATTGGATTGGCGGATACGACATCAGTAAAGAAAACAACTCTACCAGGATGGGCGCTGAACCTGTGAAATCCAAGAG ACCCAGCGATGTCTACAAAGGAGAATGTATCCTGATAGACCTGCAAATTATCAAGGTGTATAACCACAGATGTGGAGATTCTCATCAATGGATCTGTGAGTCCGCTGCATTTCCTCTTCATGTTTAA